A window of Candidatus Nitrospira allomarina genomic DNA:
GGGTTGTAATCTGTTTGGGCATCGAGGTGAAAGACTTTCGGAATGATGTCCCAATATTGAATGTCTTTTTCGCTTAAGGCGCACCGACTGGTCATGTCGATGACTCGCTTGGCTTGCTGGGCATAGTTTCCGTTGCACGGGACGGAGCCTTTGCGCCGCACCGTTTGCGAGCACGCCCCTCCATCCTGCTCCGTAAATTTACATTCAAACATGATCACGGAATGGGGATTTTCCGCATAGACATCCACTTGGGTCGGACGAGGTTCATTGAGCAATGATGGGCGCGCGCGCCATTCCAAGGTGATTTCCCATGGGCCACCGGCCAGCACCCCCAGGTTGGTTGCCAGGGCATCGAGAATCGCCTCGCAATCGGGGGAGGTTTTGATGGTGCCGAAGACATCAATCGCGAGTGCTTGGGATGAATGCGTGACATGCGTATCGATGGCTCCTCCCCGGCCTGTGTGCCACGGAAAGGTGTCCCATGGCTCACAGGCTTGATGCGCGTGGGGAAAGATATTGCGTTCAAGGCGTGTTCTGGTGGCGTGATCCATACGTGTTGGCCTTTAAAGTGAGCATAGAAATTGGAATGTGGTGTTTATTATCTTTATCGGTAAAGGGGGGATGAAGCTGAATGATGTGAGGAGAATTGGAGTTGGGAGAGAGGTTTAGAGAAGAGGAATGACAGGGACTGAATGCAGAAAAGGAATGCTGTCCTCCGGGGTTTCGTCCCCGGGCGACGAGGTCCTTTTGTTTCGGCAAAAGGACCCAAAACCATTGACGCCCCGTCTGGCCTCATTGAAGCGGAGGGCCGCTAACTTTTTGAAGAGCGGACCAACTCGCGGGACTCAGACAAGGTCCGCCAGATGCAAAGAGCATCCCTCCTGGGGCCAGCCGGAAGGCGTCGGAGAAATTCGGAGAGGAATTTTTTATTGATGACTATGAAAGAGGAAGAAGTGCAGACCTGACTGAAAATGAGAAAGATTTTGAGATGAGAGGAAGGGGGGCTCCATCCCCTATTATTCTTAAGCCTCATCACCACGTGGCCTCAAGCACTTCATGGTCTTGGTGAGGCTCCACAAAGGCGGCCAACCCTAGTCCGTCGGTGCTCTGGCCATCGCGCACGCACCAGGCGAGCCCTTTACCCTCCAACTTGATGACGAACACACCGCCCAGGAAATAATTCACGAGCCAGGCGAACGTGGGAGTCCCCCCGGTTGTCGACGCCGACCAATAGTTGGCCGACTGCACGTTTTGAAACGGATGCCCATCCGGCAAACAGAGTCCCCCGCCTAAGCAAAGGATCGAATTGATATCCATGAGACTCGATAGTTGTTCACGCATCGGCAGTGCCCAGCCTTTCCGTCCCCCCACCTCGCGGGTGGTGCAATGGCTGATGGCCCCGGCCCAGTTAAAGAAGGTCACCGCCGGGGAGGTTTCCCACACGACGCCCGTTTCCCGGTCACAGTAGGCAACGCCATACAGGACAGGGACAAACCGGTCTGCACCGGAGAATGTCTGTCCCCCCATCTTTGAGATACCGCACGGACCGATCGCGCCGGTGTCGGAGGTGGTAGACATGGGGTCGTTCACCATATCGTTGTGCGCATGCATGTCAGTGAACGGTTGTTGGGTGCTGTTCTCTGGTGGTGCATGTTTGGCCCAGATCACCCCTGATAGCGCCAGACACATCGTCAGCATCGCCCCACCCCCTACACCCGCAATGATTGCTCGTCGAGCAGACATTCCGTACCTCCCTGA
This region includes:
- a CDS encoding PGN_0703 family putative restriction endonuclease, translating into MDHATRTRLERNIFPHAHQACEPWDTFPWHTGRGGAIDTHVTHSSQALAIDVFGTIKTSPDCEAILDALATNLGVLAGGPWEITLEWRARPSLLNEPRPTQVDVYAENPHSVIMFECKFTEQDGGACSQTVRRKGSVPCNGNYAQQAKRVIDMTSRCALSEKDIQYWDIIPKVFHLDAQTDYNPCPFAGPAYQWMRTLVVAYKLARQKNKQPAVVIVYVDSADLPMAQKVKAPEWSDFTRTVRQDQVQFHVRSYQEILTCAQEATRENSGADTVWIALHEWVNKKISRRHKQRKKPQGRSRTTRQMVSQNRR
- a CDS encoding Lcl C-terminal domain-containing protein yields the protein MSARRAIIAGVGGGAMLTMCLALSGVIWAKHAPPENSTQQPFTDMHAHNDMVNDPMSTTSDTGAIGPCGISKMGGQTFSGADRFVPVLYGVAYCDRETGVVWETSPAVTFFNWAGAISHCTTREVGGRKGWALPMREQLSSLMDINSILCLGGGLCLPDGHPFQNVQSANYWSASTTGGTPTFAWLVNYFLGGVFVIKLEGKGLAWCVRDGQSTDGLGLAAFVEPHQDHEVLEATW